A single Sander lucioperca isolate FBNREF2018 chromosome 24, SLUC_FBN_1.2, whole genome shotgun sequence DNA region contains:
- the ndfip2 gene encoding NEDD4 family-interacting protein 2, whose translation MDPASRYQVLDNEDDSSEASTSEQQPCTSATAQAGRSSRDQNQTGPAPAAAAAAAEEASGSGTQGEVEAPPPPYASIDLGATAAAPETSYRGDFPVPPPYSVATSLPTYDEAEKAKAAAMATSTVEVMPRAEEFPPRDDFSDADQLRVGNDGIFMLAFFMAFLFNWIGFCLSFCLTNTIAGRYGAICGFGLSLIKWILIVRFSDYFTGYFNGQYWLWWIFLLLGLLLFFRGFVNYLKVRNMSENMATSHRTRLFFLY comes from the exons ATGGACCCAGCAAGCCGATACCAAGTG CTGGACAATGAGGATGACTCTTCGGAGGCCTCAACCAGTGAGCAGCAGCCTTGTACTTCTGCCACAGCCCAGGCTGGTAGGTCCAGCCGGGACCAGAACCAGACTGGCCCGGCGCCTGccgctgctgcagcagcagcagaggaagcATCGGGATCAGGGACTCAGGGGGAGGTGGAGGCACCTCCACCCCCTTACGCCTCCATTGACCTGGGAGCAACCGCTGCAGCACCCG AGACTAGTTACCGTGGTGACTTCCCAGTGCCTCCGCCCTACAGTGTCGCCACATCACTGCCCACATATGACGAAGCGGAGAAGGCCAAAGCGGCCGCCATGGCTACCTCCACTGTGGAGGTGATGCCACGG GCTGAGGAATTCCCTCCCAGAGATGATTTCAGTGACGCTGATCAGCTTCGAGTTGGGAACGATGGAATCTTCATGTTGGCCTTTTTCA TGGCCTTCCTGTTCAACTGGATTGGGTTCTGCCTTTCCTTCTGTCTGACTAATACCATCGCAGGACGCTACGGAGCCATCTGCGGATTCGGCCTTTCCCTCATTAAGTGGATTCTCATCGTCAGG TTCTCCGACTACTTCACTGGCTACTTTAATGGTCAGTACTGGCTCTGGTGGATCTTCCTGTTGCTCG GTCTCCTGCTGTTCTTCAGGGGTTTCGTTAACTATCTTAAAGTCCGCAACATGTCAGAGAATATGGCCACCTCTCATAGAACACGCCTCTTCTTCCTCTACTAA